The following are encoded together in the Chaetodon auriga isolate fChaAug3 chromosome 4, fChaAug3.hap1, whole genome shotgun sequence genome:
- the LOC143318877 gene encoding PRELI domain-containing protein 1, mitochondrial-like isoform X3, translating into MVKYFCSNTDIRSTWDHVVSAFWQRYPNPFSTHVLTEDVVYREVTADHRLFSRRLLLKTNRLPRWAEPFFPAGMSRSVYIVEDSIVDPVNRSLTTYTWNLNHTTLMSVEERCVFQDSVEQPATTRLRREAWISSGVYGFSRPIQEFGLARFKSNQVKAMKGLEYALSNLQGIGIRLSIGDRRPSGCSGTP; encoded by the exons ATGGTCAAATATTTCTGTAGTAACACAGACATCAGGAGCACGTGGGACCATGTTGTCTCTGCTTTTTGGCAGAGGTACCCGAACCCTTTCAG CACCCACGTTCTCACGGAGGACGTCGTGTACCGCGAGGTGACGGCGGACCACCGGCTCTTCTCCAGACGCCTCCTACTGAAGACCAATCGGCTGCCTCGCTGGGCGGAACCGTTCTTCCCCGCCGGCATGTCTCGCTCCGTGTACATCGTGGAGGACTCCATCGTGGACCCCGTCAACAGGAGCCTGACCACCTACACCTGGAATCTCAACCACACAACTCTGATG tcGGTCGAGGAACGCTGTGTTTTCCAAGACTCGGTGGAGCAGCCCGCCACCACCCGGCTGAGACGGGAAGCGTGGATCTCCTCAGGTGTTTACGGCTTCTCCAGACCCATTCAG GAGTTTGGATTGGCCCGCTTCAAGAGCAACCAGGTGAAGGCCATGAAAGGGCTGGAATACGCTCTGTCCAACCTGCAGG GGATCGGCATCAGGCTGAGCATCGGG
- the LOC143318877 gene encoding PRELI domain-containing protein 1, mitochondrial-like isoform X1 produces MVKYFCSNTDIRSTWDHVVSAFWQRYPNPFSTHVLTEDVVYREVTADHRLFSRRLLLKTNRLPRWAEPFFPAGMSRSVYIVEDSIVDPVNRSLTTYTWNLNHTTLMSVEERCVFQDSVEQPATTRLRREAWISSGVYGFSRPIQEFGLARFKSNQVKAMKGLEYALSNLQGTYASAAQSTESAREREREKGNGLFLTAAICGNEETGTRSRRSHALHSLLIHAFIYSPALSPVAEALAPLHPPRS; encoded by the exons ATGGTCAAATATTTCTGTAGTAACACAGACATCAGGAGCACGTGGGACCATGTTGTCTCTGCTTTTTGGCAGAGGTACCCGAACCCTTTCAG CACCCACGTTCTCACGGAGGACGTCGTGTACCGCGAGGTGACGGCGGACCACCGGCTCTTCTCCAGACGCCTCCTACTGAAGACCAATCGGCTGCCTCGCTGGGCGGAACCGTTCTTCCCCGCCGGCATGTCTCGCTCCGTGTACATCGTGGAGGACTCCATCGTGGACCCCGTCAACAGGAGCCTGACCACCTACACCTGGAATCTCAACCACACAACTCTGATG tcGGTCGAGGAACGCTGTGTTTTCCAAGACTCGGTGGAGCAGCCCGCCACCACCCGGCTGAGACGGGAAGCGTGGATCTCCTCAGGTGTTTACGGCTTCTCCAGACCCATTCAG GAGTTTGGATTGGCCCGCTTCAAGAGCAACCAGGTGAAGGCCATGAAAGGGCTGGAATACGCTCTGTCCAACCTGCAGGGTACGTACGCCTCAGCGGCTCAGAGCACAGAAAGTgcaagggaaagagaaagagaaaagggaaacgGGTTATTTTTAACTGCTGCCATTTGTGGAAATGAGGAAACTGGTACGAGGAGCAGACGGTCACACGCTCTGCACAGTTTACtgattcatgcattcatttattcaccCGCGTTAAGTCCGGTGGCAGAAGCTCTCGCTCCACTTCACCCTCCGAGATCCTGA
- the ndufb6 gene encoding NADH dehydrogenase [ubiquinone] 1 beta subcomplex subunit 6 — protein MSGYTADEKLRVEQITKLRRQWLKDQELSPREPVLPAKPVGAVDKFWTRFLEPKDLWRLYTYKAYRGGVFALTRVLIPAWIVHYYVKYHVAAKPYGIVELKPKLFPGDTILETGEVVPDLPESHGHH, from the exons ATGTCTGGCTACACGGCGGACGAGAAGCTCCGTGTCGAGCAGATTACAAAGCTCCGGAGGCAGTGGCTGAAGGACCAGGAGCTCAGCCCGAGGGAGCCCGTGCTACCGGCCAAACCTGTCGGCGCCGTCGATAAGTTCTGGACTCGTTTTCTGGAGCCAAAGGACCTGTGGAGACTTTAC ACCTACAAAGCATACAGAGGTGGAGTTTTCGCATTAACACGCGTGTTGATACCTGCTTGGATTGTTCATTACTATGTGAAGTACCACGTCGCT GCAAAGCCATATGGAATTGTGGAATTGAAACCCAAGCTGTTTCCA GGTGACACCATTCTGGAGACGGGTGAAGTCGTTCCAGATCTCCCTGAGAGCCATGGTCatcactga
- the toporsa gene encoding topoisomerase I binding, arginine/serine-rich a, with translation MSAIKIAMQQSQKSGRRKTSKAMSAEVSPDSKCPICLDAFNNISYLDLCLHKFCFRCIHEWSKNKAECPLCKQSFNSIYHSIKSEQDFKKYDLQPLDNGSFGTFRGVRFRYRTTLTGVHRQMQRRTSPPPDNGVIFEASTNAPQQPQDRYIRRMMMRLAAKRRAASEGRAVNRVREQEMINFRRELYRQGVRVRGVRDGGRSRHTTAEFFQRNPACLHRLVPWLKRELIVLYGAHGSLVNIVQHIIMSRITRYDMEDGAIQEELRPFLQGRTEHFLHEFISFAKSPFNMEAYDEHAVYDCPAPSSNEDSSSNSSVIAISEDEEHSVELDPPGDSTSALSHSVWDDETPGPSYSTTAEQSRAECLSLLDSDSDSSFDEETQEFGAPTQPMSPLNQTDTTRGEVNKEECLSSDSDDCVIVGYVKPTAERTPELVKLSSDSDESASEDTKEVPVRPQHIRFSSLSPIASQSSDPGAAGRSENVETDHYPLDLKERWSTVLSSGHNRSRKSDRKDTDRRFASNKRSRERHLSKDEERRRRMRSRSGEHRYSSKSPVVSHSSVSTVSRERGYTYSSGRDLYSECERNHKSRDADHSYQSYRHYSQERIDSGAHYTERRSYYYSSRKYSDQRSYSRSRSRSRDSRRRDRRHSRSRTYSSSRSPSTKRRSHHDKPGGKRKYKTRHLEEPSEKTLPNSHAEGDSPTSSTKHKKKNKEKHRKKSRERSRKTSRSLSVELVNEEDPAERSKRHHKKKKKHKKKSKRHKSRERREKGSPAVITIDSDSDSLANDSVTHTSSINKDTPINSTTDDPVDPVDPVDPVNSVDPVDPVDPVDSVDSVNPVDPVDSVDSVDPAPPCSDG, from the coding sequence ATGTCAGCAATCAAGATTGCCATGCAGCAGAGCCAGAAGAGTGGCAGAAGGAAAACCTCGAAAGCAATGTCTGCAGAGGTGTCGCCAGACTCCAAGTGTCCCATCTGTTTGGACGCGTTTAACAATATTTCCTACCTGGACCTCTGCCTGCACAAGTTCTGTTTCCGCTGTATTCACGAGTGGTCCAAGAACAAAGCCGAGTGCCCTCTATGCAAACAGTCGTTTAACTCCATCTATCACAGTATAAAATCAGAGCAAGACTTTAAGAAGTATGACCTGCAGCCGCTGGATAATGGCTCATTTGGGACTTTTAGGGGGGTGCGGTTCAGATACCGCACAACTCTTACCGGAGTCCATCGACAGATGCAGAGAAGGACTTCTCCACCGCCAGACAACGGAGTAATATTTGAAGCCTCGACAAACGCTCCCCAGCAGCCACAGGACCGTTATATCCGGCGCATGATGATGAGGTTGGCTGCTAAAAGGAGAGCTGCAAGTGAAGGGAGGGCAGTGAACCGTGTCAGAGAGCAGGAAATGATAAACTTCAGGAGGGAGCTGTATAGACAGGGGGTGAGGGTGAGGGGCGTTCGCGACGGCGGCCGCTCCCGACACACGACGGCTGAGTTCTTCCAAAGAaatcctgcctgcctgcataGACTGGTCCCCTGGCTAAAACGAGAGCTCATTGTGCTGTACGGGGCCCACGGCTCTTTGGTCAACATAGTCCAACACATCATCATGTCACGCATTACACGTTATGACATGGAGGATGGAGCCATTCAGGAAGAGCTCAGGCCGTTCCTCCAGGGGCGCACCGAGCACTTTCTGCACGAGTTCATCAGCTTTGCAAAGTCCCCCTTCAATATGGAGGCCTACGACGAGCATGCTGTCTACGACTGCCCAGCCCCGTCCTCAAATGAAGACAGCAGCTCCAACTCGTCTGTCATCGCTATCTCAGAGGATGAGGAACACTCAGTGGAGTTGGACCCTCCAGGAGATTCCACGTCTGCTCTGAGCCACTCTGTGTGGGACGATGAGACGCCTGGACCATCGTATTCTacgacagcagagcagagcagggcgGAGTGTCTGTCCCTCCTCgactcagactcagacagcAGTTTCGATGAGGAGACACAAGAGTTTGGGGCTCCTACTCAGCCGATGAGTCCTCTTAACCAAACAGACACGACTCGGGGTGAAGTTAACAAAGAAGAGTGTTTGTCTTCTGACAGCGACGACTGTGTCATTGTAGGTTATGTTAAGCCAACAGCAGAGAGGACTCCTGAGCTGGTTAAgctctcctctgactctgacgAGTCTGCCAGTGAAGATACTAAAGAAGTGCCTGTTCGACCTCAACACATCCGCTTCTCCAGTCTTAGTCCTATAGCTTCACAGAGTAGCGATCCAGGTGCTGCCGGAAGGTCCGAAAATGTAGAAACAGACCATTATCCACTGGATTTGAAAGAAAGATGGAGCACTGTGCTGTCTAGCGGGCACAATAGGTCCAGAAAATCAGACAGAAAAGATACAGATAGAAGATTTGCCAGTAATAAAAGATCTAGAGAGAGACACTTGTCAAAGGACGAAGAACGTAGAAGAAGGATGAGGTCAAGGAGTGGAGAGCACAGGTACTCGAGCAAGAGCCCGGTGGTCTCCCACAGCAGCGTCAGCACTGTGTCGAGAGAAAGAGGTTATACTTACTCCAGTGGGAGAGACTTGTACTCAGAATGTGAGCGTAACCATAAAAGCAGGGATGCTGATCACAGCTATCAGTCGTATAGGCATTACAGCCAGGAGAGAATCGACAGTGGGGCGCATTACACGGAGAGGCGCTCCTATTATTACAGTAGCCGTAAGTATTCAGATCAGCGCTCGTACTCTCGCTCCAGGAGCCGCAGCAGGGACTCGCGGAGACGGGACAGGAGGCATTCTCGATCTAGAACTTATTCCAGCAGCCGCTCCCCTTCCACCAAAAGGAGATCTCACCACGACAAGCCTGGTGGAAAGAGGAaatacaaaacaagacatttagaGGAGCCGTCGGAAAAGACGCTTCCCAACTCGCATGCTGAGGGCGACTCTCCCACGTCGTCAACGAAGcacaagaaaaagaacaaagagaagcaTCGGAAAAAATCCAGAGAGAGGTCAAGAAAGACGAGCAGGAGCCTCAGCGTGGAGCTCGTCAATGAGGAAGACCCTGCTGAGAGGAGCAAACGTCAccataagaagaagaagaaacacaagaagaagagcaaaagGCACAAGAGCAGAGAGCGCAGAGAGAAGGGCTCGCCCGCCGTCATAACcattgacagtgacagtgactctTTGGCTAATGACAGCGTCACCCACACCAGCAGCATTAACAAGGACACGCCCATCAACAGTACCACAGATGACCCAGTAGACCCAGTTGACCCAGTAGACCCAGTCAACTCAGTAGACCCAGTTGACCCAGTAGACCCAGTAGACTCAGTAGACTCAGTAAACCCAGTTGACCCAGTAGACTCAGTAGACTCAGTAGACCCCGCCCCTCCCTGCTCAGATGGGTAG